In a genomic window of Coprococcus eutactus:
- the thiI gene encoding tRNA uracil 4-sulfurtransferase ThiI, whose product MQYKAFMIKYAEIGTKGKNRYIFEDILCKNINRKLKNYGDFYIRKEQGRIFVECKSDYDYEDVVGALGKVFGIVGICPVVVEENTEFENLKQKVIDYVDRAYDHKNFTFKVFTRRNEKSYPMTSMEVSAELGHFLLEAYPGLSVDVHSPQEIINVEIRKVAYIYSITIPGPGGLPVGTNGKGMALLSGGIDSPVAAYMIAKRGVVVEAVYFHAPPFTSERAKQKVIDLACLVADYAGAIKLHVVNFADVQMAIYDNCPHEELTIIMKRYMIKIAEELAEKNDCQCTITGESIGQVSSQTVFSLNVINQVSTMPVFRPCIGMDKQEIVDISEKIGTYETSILPYEDCCTTFVAKHPVTKPVLSAIEKSEEKLAGIIEPLYRTAVDTAETVMCRAKN is encoded by the coding sequence ATGCAGTACAAGGCTTTTATGATAAAGTATGCCGAGATAGGTACAAAAGGAAAGAACCGATATATATTTGAGGATATCCTGTGCAAGAATATAAACAGAAAACTCAAAAACTACGGTGATTTCTATATAAGAAAAGAACAGGGTAGAATTTTTGTGGAGTGCAAGTCAGATTACGATTACGAGGATGTGGTCGGAGCGCTCGGTAAGGTATTTGGAATAGTTGGCATATGTCCTGTTGTTGTGGAGGAGAATACAGAATTTGAGAACCTGAAACAAAAGGTTATAGACTATGTTGACAGGGCTTATGATCACAAGAATTTCACATTCAAGGTGTTCACCAGAAGAAATGAGAAGTCATATCCGATGACATCGATGGAAGTCAGCGCAGAGCTTGGACATTTCCTCCTCGAGGCATACCCTGGACTCTCTGTTGACGTCCATTCGCCACAGGAGATAATCAATGTGGAGATACGAAAGGTTGCATATATATATTCCATAACGATACCTGGACCGGGAGGGCTTCCTGTCGGAACAAATGGAAAGGGAATGGCACTTCTCTCAGGCGGTATAGACAGCCCGGTTGCTGCATACATGATAGCGAAGAGAGGGGTTGTGGTTGAGGCTGTATATTTCCATGCGCCTCCGTTTACAAGCGAGAGAGCAAAGCAGAAGGTCATCGATCTTGCGTGCCTTGTGGCAGATTATGCAGGAGCCATAAAGCTTCACGTTGTCAATTTTGCAGATGTGCAGATGGCTATATATGACAACTGCCCTCATGAAGAACTCACGATAATAATGAAGAGATATATGATCAAGATCGCAGAAGAACTGGCAGAGAAAAATGACTGTCAGTGTACCATCACAGGAGAGAGCATCGGTCAGGTGTCAAGTCAGACGGTGTTTAGCCTTAATGTTATCAACCAGGTGAGCACCATGCCGGTGTTCAGACCGTGTATAGGTATGGATAAACAGGAGATAGTGGATATATCTGAAAAGATAGGCACATACGAGACATCTATCCTGCCTTATGAGGATTGCTGTACGACATTCGTCGCAAAGCATCCGGTTACAAAACCTGTTCTCTCAGCGATAGAGAAGTCTGAGGAAAAACTTGCGGGAATCATAGAACCACTTTATCGCACGGCTGTTGATACAGCAGAGACAGTTATGTGCAGGGCAAAGAACTAA
- a CDS encoding IreB family regulatory phosphoprotein, which produces MNNESTQNISAVKDATIDVRQIIGQVYDALAEKGYNPVSQVVGYIMSGDPTYITSYKNARSLIMKVERDEIIEVLFEDYIRNNLI; this is translated from the coding sequence ATGAATAATGAAAGTACACAGAACATTTCAGCGGTGAAGGATGCCACCATTGATGTAAGACAGATCATTGGTCAGGTGTATGATGCACTTGCTGAAAAGGGATACAATCCGGTAAGTCAGGTTGTTGGATACATAATGAGCGGAGATCCAACATACATTACCAGCTACAAGAATGCCAGAAGCCTTATCATGAAGGTTGAGAGAGATGAGATCATAGAAGTATTGTTTGAGGATTATATCAGAAACAATCTGATATAG
- a CDS encoding GspE/PulE family protein, whose product MRLSVGRKKIRIGDVLVAAGAITEEQLQEGLAKQKETGRKLGNALVDLGFISNDMLITVLTTQLGIDYIELKGAKIEDKVIHMVPESMVTKYQAIPIEVDPDNPNILKVAMADPMDIMAMDDIGLVTNLQVEPMLASEEGIKNAIDKYYGSAQAMEAAEAYRQEQQSVLGGDDEDNSNDEVDNSPIVLLVKQIIEGGVRQRASDIHIEALENSVRVRYRIDGALKQVMSYDLSILAGITARIKIIGGMDIAEKRKPQDGRITIMVDRREFDVRVSILPTVFGEKTVMRLTSKDGLTKPKSALGFDAEQEKVFDNILSNPHGIILVTGPTGSGKSTTLYTSLSELNTEDVNIITVEDPVEANINGINQVQVNNKADMTFAAALRSILRQDPDIIMIGEIRDGETAGIAVQAAITGHLVVSTLHTNSAASTITRLIDMGIESYIAGDAVVGVIAQRLVRRLCTTCKQPRLVEDEERVQLGIPADEEDVIIYEPQGCPLCNDTGYAGRIGVYEMMPVSRELQAVIASGATADVIEKQALKEGMLTLKMGAAKHVLDGITSIAEMNKIVHSTVTVAEGVDMGEL is encoded by the coding sequence ATGCGACTTAGTGTGGGGCGTAAGAAAATAAGAATAGGAGATGTCCTTGTTGCGGCAGGGGCAATTACAGAGGAACAGCTGCAGGAGGGACTTGCAAAGCAGAAGGAGACCGGAAGAAAGCTTGGTAATGCTCTGGTTGATCTGGGATTTATCAGTAATGACATGCTGATCACAGTTCTTACAACCCAGCTGGGAATTGACTATATAGAGCTCAAGGGAGCCAAGATAGAGGATAAGGTCATACATATGGTTCCGGAGAGTATGGTAACCAAGTATCAGGCCATACCTATAGAGGTGGATCCGGATAATCCGAATATCCTCAAGGTGGCTATGGCTGATCCTATGGATATCATGGCCATGGACGATATAGGTCTTGTAACAAATCTTCAGGTCGAGCCTATGCTTGCATCCGAAGAGGGGATAAAGAACGCCATAGACAAGTACTATGGAAGTGCCCAGGCGATGGAGGCTGCTGAGGCCTACAGACAGGAACAGCAGAGTGTTCTTGGTGGGGATGATGAAGATAACAGTAACGATGAAGTAGATAACTCCCCTATCGTTCTTCTGGTAAAACAGATAATAGAGGGCGGTGTAAGACAGAGGGCATCAGATATACATATAGAGGCTCTGGAGAACAGCGTCAGAGTAAGATACAGAATAGACGGTGCACTGAAGCAGGTTATGTCATATGACCTGAGTATATTGGCTGGTATCACAGCGCGTATCAAGATCATAGGCGGTATGGACATAGCAGAGAAGAGAAAGCCACAGGATGGTCGTATCACGATCATGGTGGACAGGAGAGAGTTCGATGTCCGTGTTTCTATCCTCCCTACAGTGTTTGGAGAGAAGACGGTTATGAGACTTACATCCAAGGATGGTCTTACAAAGCCTAAGAGCGCTCTTGGTTTCGATGCGGAGCAGGAGAAGGTATTCGACAATATCCTGAGCAACCCACATGGTATAATCCTCGTAACGGGACCTACAGGATCAGGAAAGTCAACTACACTGTACACTTCACTCAGTGAGCTTAACACAGAGGATGTTAATATCATCACAGTTGAAGACCCTGTCGAGGCCAATATCAATGGTATCAACCAGGTACAGGTTAACAACAAAGCGGATATGACATTCGCGGCAGCCCTCAGATCTATCCTCCGACAGGATCCGGATATCATCATGATAGGAGAGATCCGAGACGGTGAGACAGCAGGTATCGCCGTACAGGCCGCTATCACTGGACATTTGGTTGTATCGACACTGCATACAAACTCGGCGGCATCGACGATCACACGTCTTATAGATATGGGTATTGAATCATATATCGCCGGCGATGCTGTAGTTGGCGTTATCGCACAGCGACTTGTGCGAAGATTGTGTACAACATGTAAGCAGCCTAGACTTGTGGAGGATGAAGAGAGAGTACAGCTCGGCATTCCAGCAGACGAGGAGGATGTTATTATCTACGAGCCACAGGGATGCCCGCTGTGTAACGATACAGGATATGCAGGACGTATCGGTGTGTATGAGATGATGCCAGTATCAAGAGAGCTTCAGGCAGTCATAGCGTCAGGCGCTACAGCAGATGTTATCGAGAAGCAGGCTCTCAAGGAGGGTATGCTCACACTTAAGATGGGAGCTGCAAAGCATGTGCTTGATGGAATCACATCCATAGCCGAGATGAACAAGATAGTCCACAGTACAGTTACAGTCGCTGAGGGCGTGGACATGGGAGAATTGTAA
- a CDS encoding HPr family phosphocarrier protein produces the protein MKAVKISLNSIDKVKSFCNDIAKFDAEFDLVSGRYVIDAKSIMGIFSLDISKPIELNIHAESGIDEIMATLKPYLAE, from the coding sequence ATGAAAGCTGTTAAGATTTCTTTAAACTCAATCGATAAGGTTAAGAGCTTCTGCAACGACATTGCTAAGTTTGACGCTGAGTTCGATCTTGTATCAGGACGTTATGTCATCGATGCAAAGTCAATCATGGGTATCTTCAGTCTGGATATCTCAAAGCCAATCGAGCTTAACATCCATGCAGAGAGCGGTATTGATGAGATTATGGCAACACTCAAGCCATACCTTGCCGAGTAA
- a CDS encoding O-methyltransferase: MITDERLASFINSFSVDYDEVVTAIRKEAEENGIPIIRREAGEFIKMIILMNRPERILEIGAAVGFSAIFMSRFLNSDAHITTIENYPPRIEQAKQNIMRAGAQDKITLLEGDAHEILPQLDDEYDMVFMDAAKGQYGSFFDESIEKLKSGGILLCDNVLQDGDVLESRFAVTRRNRTIHARMREYLYSLTHDERLETGIFNIGDGMSLSIKK; encoded by the coding sequence ATGATAACTGATGAGAGACTTGCGTCATTTATTAATTCATTCAGTGTGGATTATGACGAGGTGGTGACAGCTATCAGAAAAGAGGCAGAAGAGAACGGGATACCGATAATAAGACGTGAGGCCGGAGAGTTCATAAAGATGATCATATTGATGAACCGACCGGAGCGGATACTTGAGATTGGTGCTGCCGTAGGCTTTTCTGCCATTTTTATGAGCAGATTTCTGAATAGCGATGCACATATAACAACAATAGAGAATTACCCACCTAGAATAGAACAGGCAAAACAGAATATTATGCGCGCGGGAGCACAGGATAAGATAACCCTTCTTGAGGGCGATGCCCATGAGATACTGCCACAGCTTGATGACGAATACGATATGGTGTTTATGGATGCTGCAAAGGGACAGTACGGAAGCTTTTTTGACGAGTCGATAGAGAAACTGAAGAGTGGTGGGATACTTTTGTGCGACAATGTGCTTCAGGATGGTGATGTGCTGGAGAGCAGGTTTGCGGTGACAAGGAGAAACAGAACGATACATGCCAGAATGCGGGAATATCTGTACAGCCTGACTCACGACGAGAGACTGGAAACCGGGATATTCAATATAGGTGACGGCATGTCGCTCAGCATAAAAAAGTAA
- the mtaB gene encoding tRNA (N(6)-L-threonylcarbamoyladenosine(37)-C(2))-methylthiotransferase MtaB: MLKGKSVAATTLGCKVNQAETDSMLDMLSAAGADIVDFEEKADIYIVNTCSVTNIADKKSRQMLHRAKKRNPESIVIAAGCYVQSAKELLEQDESVDIVISNNKKKDITDIVNDYINVRKNEGGDTPAGGEKKEYFIDISKETEYEEMGGHVPVGHTRAYVKIQDGCNQFCSYCIIPYVRGRIRSRSEEAVIAEVTELAESGIKEVVLTGIHISSYGKDKNNEGALIDLIDAISKIKGIKRIRLGSLEPGIITEDFVRRVSANKKVCPHFHLSLQSGCNTILKRMNRKYTREQYFEKCEMLREAYDAPALTTDVIVGFPGETDEEFEETVQYLTELNLYEMHIFKYSPRKGTVAAAMKDQVSPEVKNKRSDVLLELAERGKKAYEAKYEGAELEVLVEEVLHREDGTYLRGHTERYMDILIKAGDIPMPESFVNSFVYVRYTQNGDILMV; this comes from the coding sequence ATGTTAAAAGGTAAGTCGGTTGCGGCAACCACACTTGGGTGCAAAGTTAATCAGGCAGAGACGGACAGCATGCTGGATATGCTCAGTGCCGCAGGCGCTGATATTGTTGACTTTGAAGAAAAAGCAGATATATATATAGTAAATACCTGTTCAGTTACAAACATAGCGGACAAAAAATCCAGGCAGATGCTTCACAGGGCAAAAAAGAGAAACCCGGAGTCGATAGTGATAGCAGCTGGCTGCTATGTACAATCTGCAAAGGAACTGCTTGAGCAGGATGAATCCGTAGATATAGTGATCAGCAATAACAAAAAGAAAGATATCACAGATATAGTGAATGATTATATTAATGTGAGAAAAAACGAAGGAGGGGATACACCTGCTGGTGGAGAGAAAAAAGAGTACTTTATTGATATATCCAAGGAGACAGAGTATGAGGAGATGGGAGGACATGTTCCTGTCGGCCATACAAGGGCGTATGTGAAGATTCAGGACGGGTGTAACCAGTTCTGCTCATACTGTATTATACCATATGTAAGGGGGCGTATACGTAGCAGGAGTGAGGAAGCTGTGATAGCGGAAGTCACCGAGCTTGCGGAGTCTGGTATTAAAGAAGTGGTGCTTACCGGAATACATATATCATCCTATGGCAAGGATAAGAATAATGAGGGAGCACTTATAGATCTCATAGATGCCATCTCAAAAATCAAAGGAATCAAGAGGATACGTCTTGGATCGCTTGAGCCAGGCATAATAACAGAGGACTTTGTACGAAGAGTTTCCGCAAACAAAAAAGTCTGCCCACACTTCCATTTAAGCCTGCAAAGTGGTTGCAATACAATACTTAAAAGGATGAACAGAAAGTACACACGGGAGCAATACTTTGAAAAATGTGAGATGCTTAGAGAGGCGTATGATGCGCCGGCGTTGACTACCGATGTCATTGTAGGGTTTCCAGGAGAGACAGATGAAGAATTTGAAGAGACTGTACAGTATCTGACGGAGCTTAATCTGTACGAGATGCATATATTCAAGTACTCACCGAGAAAGGGAACTGTTGCGGCAGCCATGAAAGATCAGGTTTCACCTGAAGTGAAAAACAAGAGAAGTGATGTGCTTTTGGAACTTGCGGAGCGCGGCAAGAAAGCATATGAGGCGAAGTACGAGGGTGCGGAGCTGGAAGTGCTTGTGGAGGAGGTTCTGCACAGAGAAGATGGGACTTACCTGAGAGGCCATACGGAGAGATATATGGACATACTTATAAAAGCGGGGGATATACCTATGCCAGAAAGCTTCGTGAACAGCTTTGTCTATGTGAGATACACACAGAATGGAGATATACTAATGGTCTGA
- a CDS encoding peptidase U32 family protein: MERRNKPELLVPAGGLDTLKVAVDYGADAVYIGGQSFGLRAKADNFSIDEMREAVGYAHERGVKVYVTANIFAHNYDLEGIKRYFGELKNTGVDAVLVSDPGVFMIAREEMPDMEIHISTQANNTNYMTYKFWYEHGAKRVVSARELSLTEISEIRANIPDDMEIESFVHGAMCISYSGRCLLSNYFTGRDANHGACTHPCRWKYSIVEETRPGEYMTVNEDDRGTYIFNSKDLCMIEYVPEMVAAGIDSLKIEGRMKTALYVATVARTYRKAIDDYFESEEKYRSNMEYYKSEIAKCTYRQFTTGFYFGKTDSDSQIYDSNTYVKNYTYIGTVRQVTDDGCVCFEQKNKFSVGECVEAMDFNGDNIECTVEAIYDEDGALMESAPHPKQQLKVKFSEQLTEGMIIRRKE; encoded by the coding sequence ATGGAAAGAAGAAATAAGCCGGAACTTCTTGTGCCAGCAGGAGGTCTTGACACGCTGAAGGTGGCGGTTGATTACGGTGCAGACGCTGTGTATATAGGTGGTCAGTCATTTGGACTCAGAGCCAAGGCGGATAATTTTTCAATTGATGAGATGAGAGAGGCTGTTGGATATGCGCACGAGCGTGGAGTCAAGGTGTATGTAACAGCGAATATATTTGCGCACAACTACGATCTCGAAGGAATAAAGAGATATTTCGGTGAGCTTAAGAATACTGGTGTAGATGCTGTTCTGGTATCTGACCCGGGCGTGTTTATGATCGCGAGGGAAGAGATGCCTGATATGGAAATCCATATCAGTACCCAGGCGAACAATACCAATTATATGACGTACAAATTCTGGTACGAGCACGGTGCAAAGAGGGTGGTGTCCGCAAGAGAATTGTCTCTGACGGAGATATCTGAGATACGCGCAAATATACCGGACGATATGGAGATCGAGTCGTTTGTCCACGGTGCAATGTGTATTTCATATTCAGGAAGATGTCTGCTCAGCAACTATTTTACAGGAAGAGATGCCAATCACGGTGCGTGCACACATCCGTGCCGCTGGAAGTATTCGATAGTTGAGGAGACCAGACCGGGAGAATACATGACTGTGAATGAGGATGACAGGGGAACGTATATATTTAACTCAAAGGACCTCTGTATGATCGAGTATGTCCCTGAGATGGTAGCCGCAGGAATAGACAGCCTCAAGATAGAGGGAAGAATGAAGACGGCGTTATATGTGGCGACTGTGGCAAGAACCTACAGGAAAGCTATAGACGATTATTTCGAGTCTGAGGAGAAGTATCGTTCCAATATGGAATACTACAAGAGTGAGATCGCAAAGTGTACATACAGGCAGTTTACAACGGGATTCTATTTCGGAAAGACGGATTCAGATTCACAGATATATGACAGCAACACATATGTAAAGAATTACACATACATCGGCACAGTCAGACAGGTAACAGATGATGGCTGTGTGTGCTTTGAACAGAAGAACAAATTCTCGGTTGGAGAGTGTGTTGAAGCGATGGATTTCAATGGGGACAACATAGAGTGTACCGTGGAAGCCATATATGATGAGGATGGTGCGTTGATGGAATCGGCGCCACATCCAAAACAGCAGCTCAAGGTGAAATTCAGCGAGCAGCTGACCGAGGGTATGATAATCCGCAGGAAAGAGTGA
- a CDS encoding endolytic transglycosylase MltG produces the protein MAIDSARSMKKILRFLFGLLINVCILFVLVKGFSYSFDFAYQVFSTTAVEPGSNKKTAITITDDEPLLDIADSLKKSGVIDNKYAFILKVRINGDAGKMKPGTYAMSPSNTNQEIIDIITGVSGDDTASSGSSDSSSTGDESGGDGQSTVTNANGTGDEGAAEDRITEAATDETGE, from the coding sequence ATGGCTATAGATAGTGCTAGAAGTATGAAAAAGATACTGAGATTCCTGTTTGGTCTTCTCATAAATGTATGTATTCTGTTTGTGTTGGTCAAAGGTTTCTCGTATTCATTTGACTTTGCGTATCAGGTGTTTTCGACCACGGCGGTTGAACCTGGAAGTAACAAGAAGACGGCCATCACCATCACCGATGATGAACCCCTGCTGGATATAGCAGATTCACTGAAGAAGTCAGGAGTGATAGACAACAAGTATGCATTCATACTCAAGGTCAGGATAAACGGTGATGCGGGCAAGATGAAACCTGGTACATACGCGATGTCTCCAAGCAATACCAACCAGGAGATCATAGATATAATAACAGGCGTGTCAGGGGACGACACAGCAAGTTCGGGAAGCTCGGACAGCAGCTCCACAGGAGATGAATCGGGCGGAGACGGGCAGAGCACAGTGACCAATGCAAATGGCACAGGAGATGAAGGCGCTGCTGAGGACAGAATAACAGAGGCAGCAACAGATGAAACTGGAGAATAG
- a CDS encoding YlbF family regulator: MTDTLELSRQLNACIKDSEVYKNYQYCKDKLRQKPDKLQQLMEFRKKNYEIQNNEMLDNPYDEVNNLFIEYDSIVHDTIVNDFIRAEQKLVRMMKMVYEQIADDLDFDIIDEDAQ; encoded by the coding sequence ATGACAGATACGTTGGAACTTAGCAGACAGCTCAATGCGTGCATCAAGGATTCCGAAGTCTATAAGAATTATCAGTACTGCAAAGACAAACTCAGACAGAAACCTGATAAACTTCAGCAGCTTATGGAATTTCGTAAGAAAAATTATGAAATACAGAACAATGAAATGCTTGACAATCCTTATGATGAAGTCAATAATCTATTCATAGAATATGACTCCATAGTCCATGATACTATAGTAAACGATTTTATCAGGGCGGAGCAGAAGCTTGTGCGTATGATGAAGATGGTGTATGAACAGATCGCGGACGATCTTGACTTTGACATCATTGATGAGGATGCACAGTAA
- a CDS encoding DUF1292 domain-containing protein → MAENKNDSIIFEAEDGTEVEFAVLEQTTLGGINYLFVVDKADDESFLILREDSGADTEEMAAYDIVEDEKELDAVIRIFDELLEDVNLEV, encoded by the coding sequence ATGGCAGAGAATAAGAATGACAGCATAATTTTTGAAGCAGAGGATGGAACAGAAGTAGAGTTTGCAGTGTTGGAACAGACAACACTTGGTGGGATAAACTATCTGTTTGTGGTAGACAAGGCGGATGATGAATCATTCCTTATACTCCGTGAGGACAGCGGAGCTGATACGGAAGAGATGGCAGCATACGATATTGTTGAAGATGAAAAAGAATTAGATGCAGTTATCAGGATATTTGATGAACTGCTTGAGGACGTAAATTTGGAGGTATAA
- the ruvX gene encoding Holliday junction resolvase RuvX, with amino-acid sequence MRVLGLDYGTKTVGVAVSDPLEITAQPLETIERKSAGKLRQTLARIEAIIEEYGAAGQQEKIEKIVLGYPKNMNNTEGDRCEATVSFKNDLERRTGLEVVLWDERLTTVEAERILMDSGVRRENRKTYIDKMAAAVILQNYLDSKSNGM; translated from the coding sequence ATGAGAGTTTTAGGATTAGATTACGGAACAAAGACTGTTGGAGTAGCGGTGAGCGATCCGCTGGAGATCACAGCGCAGCCTCTTGAGACCATCGAGCGAAAGTCAGCAGGCAAGCTCAGACAGACGCTGGCAAGGATCGAGGCGATCATAGAGGAGTATGGCGCAGCTGGTCAGCAGGAGAAGATAGAAAAGATAGTGCTTGGATATCCAAAGAACATGAACAACACAGAGGGAGACAGATGCGAGGCTACCGTGAGCTTTAAAAATGATCTGGAGAGAAGAACCGGTCTTGAAGTTGTGTTGTGGGATGAGAGACTGACCACTGTTGAGGCCGAGCGTATACTCATGGACAGCGGAGTCAGAAGAGAGAATCGTAAGACGTATATAGACAAGATGGCAGCTGCGGTTATCCTGCAGAACTATCTTGATTCCAAAAGTAACGGCATGTAG
- the sigK gene encoding RNA polymerase sporulation sigma factor SigK, with translation MEAFKNPLTPDKEKEYINRCISGDNEARRVLIEYNLRLVAHIVKKYSSSVRDPEDLLSIGTIGLIKAIDSYKPEKGCKLAGYAAKCIENELLMNLRQEKKKSREVSMYEPIGTDKEGNEIVIMDIISTSESCPLEKLITEDHLNHLPSCMNQILTPREYHIIQMRYGILGEAPLTQKETAKILGISRSYVSRIEKRALSKLRGCLDK, from the coding sequence ATGGAAGCATTCAAAAATCCTTTAACTCCCGATAAAGAAAAGGAATATATAAACCGGTGCATATCCGGAGACAACGAAGCGCGCCGGGTATTGATCGAGTATAATCTGAGACTGGTTGCCCACATTGTTAAGAAGTACAGCTCATCCGTCCGGGATCCTGAAGATCTTCTGTCTATAGGAACCATTGGTCTGATAAAGGCGATCGACAGCTATAAACCGGAAAAAGGCTGTAAGCTCGCCGGTTACGCTGCCAAATGCATTGAAAATGAACTTCTGATGAATCTGCGCCAGGAAAAGAAAAAATCCCGTGAAGTCTCTATGTATGAACCGATAGGAACTGACAAAGAGGGCAACGAGATCGTTATAATGGATATCATAAGTACATCTGAAAGCTGTCCACTCGAAAAGCTGATCACGGAAGATCATCTAAACCACCTGCCATCGTGCATGAATCAGATCCTGACTCCAAGGGAATACCACATAATCCAGATGCGATATGGGATTTTAGGGGAAGCGCCACTGACTCAGAAGGAAACCGCTAAGATTCTGGGAATATCCAGATCATATGTATCCAGGATAGAAAAACGCGCTTTAAGCAAGCTAAGAGGATGTCTCGACAAATGA
- a CDS encoding ribonuclease J, whose translation MNKNNKETVKIIPLGGLEQIGMNITAIEYEDSIIVIDCGLAFPEDDMLGIDLVIPDVTYLKENADKVRGLVVTHGHEDHIGAIPYIEKELNMPIYATKLTMGLIENKLKEHNLMNNTRRKVVKYGQNINLGAFRVEFIRTNHSIADSAALAIYTPAGLLVHTGDFKIDYTPVFGGTIDLQRFAELGKKGVLALMADSTNAEKEGFTQSEKTVGRTFDNLFNDNKDHRIIIATFASNVDRVQQIINSAYKYDRKVIIEGRSMVNIITTASELGYINIPDNTLIDISQMKNYPDEKVVLITTGSQGENMAALSRIAASIHNKVAIKPGDVVIFSSHPIPGNEKAVFKVINELEAKGAHVIFEDTHVSGHACREELKLIYALTKPKYAIPVHGEYRHLKRHAELAREMGIPKENIKIMTTGDVLEIGEDKFDVVGKVPAQGVFVDGLGVGDVGNIVLRDRQLLSQNGLIIIVVTLDRYSNQLVAGPDIVSRGFVYVRESETLMEDCRITCQEALDRCLSRGVTDWGKIKSVIKDDMGEFLWKRTKRSPMILPIITEV comes from the coding sequence TTGAATAAGAATAACAAAGAGACAGTGAAGATCATTCCTTTGGGCGGTCTGGAACAGATTGGAATGAATATCACTGCGATAGAGTATGAGGACTCTATCATAGTCATTGACTGCGGACTGGCATTCCCTGAGGACGACATGTTAGGAATAGATCTGGTTATTCCGGATGTCACGTATCTCAAGGAAAACGCGGACAAGGTCAGGGGACTTGTGGTTACCCATGGACATGAGGATCACATTGGTGCCATACCTTACATTGAGAAAGAATTGAATATGCCTATCTATGCGACCAAGCTGACCATGGGGCTTATAGAAAACAAACTGAAAGAACACAACCTTATGAATAACACAAGGAGAAAGGTTGTAAAGTATGGTCAGAATATCAATCTTGGAGCGTTCAGGGTGGAATTTATCAGAACAAACCACTCCATAGCTGATTCGGCAGCGCTTGCAATATATACACCGGCTGGACTTCTGGTTCACACCGGAGATTTCAAGATAGACTACACACCTGTATTTGGTGGAACTATAGATCTTCAGAGATTTGCAGAACTTGGCAAGAAGGGTGTGCTGGCACTTATGGCAGACTCAACGAACGCCGAGAAAGAGGGATTTACACAGTCGGAGAAGACTGTTGGAAGAACATTTGACAACCTCTTCAATGACAACAAGGATCACAGAATCATCATAGCAACGTTTGCGTCAAATGTTGACAGAGTACAGCAGATAATAAATTCTGCATACAAGTATGACAGAAAAGTTATAATCGAGGGCAGAAGTATGGTGAATATAATCACCACGGCCTCGGAGCTTGGATATATAAATATACCGGACAACACACTCATAGATATAAGCCAGATGAAGAATTACCCGGATGAGAAGGTTGTGCTCATAACGACGGGAAGCCAGGGAGAGAACATGGCGGCACTTTCAAGGATCGCAGCATCCATACACAATAAGGTTGCGATCAAGCCGGGAGATGTTGTTATATTCAGCTCACATCCGATACCGGGAAATGAGAAAGCCGTATTCAAGGTTATAAACGAACTTGAGGCTAAGGGTGCGCATGTAATATTTGAGGATACCCATGTATCCGGACATGCCTGCCGGGAGGAACTCAAGCTTATATATGCACTCACAAAACCGAAGTATGCGATACCGGTTCACGGTGAGTACAGACATCTGAAGCGCCATGCAGAGCTTGCAAGAGAGATGGGCATTCCAAAGGAAAATATAAAGATCATGACAACTGGCGATGTACTGGAAATCGGTGAGGATAAGTTTGATGTGGTCGGAAAGGTTCCTGCACAGGGGGTATTTGTTGATGGCCTCGGAGTTGGAGATGTGGGTAACATAGTTCTCAGAGACAGACAGCTCCTGTCTCAGAATGGACTTATCATTATAGTTGTTACTTTGGACAGATACAGCAACCAGCTTGTGGCCGGTCCGGATATAGTATCAAGAGGTTTTGTGTACGTCAGGGAGTCTGAGACACTGATGGAGGACTGCCGTATAACATGCCAGGAGGCACTTGACAGATGCCTTAGCCGCGGTGTGACTGACTGGGGCAAGATTAAATCTGTGATAAAGGATGATATGGGAGAATTCCTGTGGAAGAGGACCAAGAGAAGCCCGATGATCCTTCCGATAATCACAGAAGTGTAG